A genomic window from Martelella lutilitoris includes:
- the betA gene encoding choline dehydrogenase produces the protein MAARLSEDGKHSVLVLEFGGTDIGPFIQMPAALSYPMNMKRYDWGFVSEPEPHLGNRRLVTPRGKVIGGSSSINGMVYVRGHARDYDHWAESGASGWAYADVLPYFKRMEHWHEGGHGGDPSWRGKDGPLHVTRGPRRNPLFHAFVEAGRQAGFETTGDYNGEKQEGFGPMEQTVWKGRRWSAANAYLKPALKRQNLDLIRCFARKVIIEDGRAVGVEVERGGRIETIRARRDVILAASSINTPKMLLLSGIGPAAELAEHGIPLVADRPGVGKNLQDHLEVYIQQASTQPITLYKHWNIFGKGLAGAQWLFFKNGIGASNQFESAAFVRSRPGVDYPDIQYHFLPMAVRYDGTAPAEGHGFQAHVGPMRSPSRGEITLKSDNPREAPKIVFNYMSHEKDWADFRRCVRLTREIFAQAAFDPYRGKEIQPGSDVQNDDEIDGFIREHAESAYHPCGTAKMGRADDKMAVVDPECRVIGVEGLRVADSSVFPRITNGNLNAPSIMVGEKASDHILGRQPLAPENAAPWLNPRWETSDR, from the coding sequence ATGGCCGCACGGCTGTCGGAAGACGGCAAGCATTCCGTTCTGGTGCTGGAATTCGGCGGGACCGATATCGGTCCCTTCATCCAGATGCCGGCCGCCCTTTCCTACCCGATGAACATGAAGCGCTATGACTGGGGTTTTGTATCCGAGCCGGAACCGCATCTCGGCAATCGCCGTCTGGTGACCCCGCGCGGCAAGGTGATCGGCGGCTCGTCCTCGATCAACGGCATGGTCTATGTGCGCGGCCACGCGCGCGACTATGACCACTGGGCGGAATCGGGTGCGAGCGGCTGGGCTTACGCGGATGTGCTGCCCTATTTCAAGCGCATGGAGCACTGGCATGAGGGCGGCCATGGCGGCGATCCGTCGTGGCGGGGCAAGGACGGTCCGCTGCATGTGACGCGCGGCCCGCGCAGGAACCCGCTGTTCCATGCCTTTGTCGAGGCGGGCAGACAGGCGGGCTTCGAGACGACCGGGGATTACAACGGCGAGAAACAGGAAGGCTTCGGGCCGATGGAGCAGACGGTGTGGAAGGGCAGGCGCTGGTCGGCGGCTAATGCCTATCTGAAGCCGGCGCTCAAGCGACAGAACCTCGACCTCATCCGCTGCTTCGCCCGCAAGGTGATCATCGAGGATGGCCGCGCCGTCGGCGTCGAGGTGGAGCGCGGCGGCCGGATCGAGACAATCCGCGCGCGCCGCGACGTCATTCTGGCGGCGTCCTCGATCAACACGCCGAAAATGCTGCTTCTTTCCGGCATCGGTCCGGCAGCCGAGCTTGCCGAGCACGGCATTCCGCTCGTCGCCGACCGGCCCGGCGTCGGCAAGAACCTGCAGGACCATCTGGAAGTCTATATCCAGCAGGCCAGCACCCAGCCAATCACCCTCTACAAGCACTGGAACATCTTCGGCAAGGGGCTTGCGGGCGCGCAATGGCTGTTCTTCAAGAACGGCATCGGCGCCTCCAACCAGTTCGAGAGCGCCGCCTTCGTGCGCTCCCGTCCGGGCGTCGACTATCCGGATATCCAGTATCATTTCCTGCCGATGGCGGTGCGCTATGATGGCACCGCGCCGGCTGAAGGCCACGGTTTCCAGGCTCATGTCGGGCCGATGCGCTCGCCCTCGCGCGGGGAAATCACGCTGAAGAGCGACAACCCGCGGGAAGCGCCGAAGATCGTCTTCAACTATATGAGCCACGAGAAGGATTGGGCCGATTTCCGCCGCTGCGTGCGCCTCACCCGCGAGATTTTCGCGCAAGCCGCGTTCGACCCCTATCGCGGCAAGGAGATCCAGCCGGGCAGCGATGTTCAAAACGACGACGAGATCGACGGCTTCATCCGCGAACATGCCGAAAGCGCCTACCACCCTTGCGGCACGGCGAAGATGGGCCGCGCCGATGACAAGATGGCGGTGGTCGATCCGGAATGCCGGGTGATCGGCGTCGAGGGCTTGAGGGTCGCCGACAGTTCGGTCTTCCCGCGCATCACCAACGGCAATCTCAACGCGCCGTCGATCATGGTCGGCGAAAAGGCGAGCGACCATATCCTGGGCCGCCAGCCGCTCGCGCCTGAAAATGCCGCGCCCTGGCTCAATCCGCGCTGGGAAACGTCAGACCGTTGA
- a CDS encoding ABC transporter permease subunit: MLRFLFSKLLLIVPTFIGITIVAFGFVRVLPGDPVLLLAGERGMDPDRYQALLHQFGYDRPIVVQYLDYVWGLLHGDFGISISTKQPVFQEFLNLFPATAELAICAMLLAIIIGIPAGILSAVKRGSVFDQATMGIALTGYSMPIFWWGLLLIILFSGILGWTPVSGRISLLYYFPSVTGFMTIDSLLSGEKGAFTSALSHLILPSIVLATIPLAVIARQTRSAMLEVLGEDYVRTARAKGLSAKRVIGVHALRNAMIPVITTIGLQIGMLMAGAILTETIFSWPGIGKWMIDSISRRDYPVVQGGLVLIAALVMFVNLVVDLLYGLINPRIRHQ; this comes from the coding sequence ATGCTCAGATTTCTCTTCAGCAAGCTGCTGCTGATCGTCCCGACCTTTATCGGGATCACCATTGTTGCCTTCGGTTTTGTGCGCGTGCTGCCCGGCGATCCCGTCCTGCTTCTGGCCGGTGAACGCGGCATGGACCCCGACCGTTACCAGGCGCTTCTTCATCAATTCGGCTATGACCGACCGATCGTCGTCCAGTATCTCGACTATGTCTGGGGCCTGCTGCACGGCGATTTCGGCATTTCGATCTCGACCAAGCAGCCGGTGTTCCAGGAATTCCTGAACCTGTTTCCGGCGACCGCGGAGCTCGCCATCTGCGCCATGCTGCTGGCCATCATCATCGGCATTCCCGCCGGCATCCTCTCTGCCGTCAAGCGCGGTTCGGTGTTCGATCAGGCAACCATGGGCATTGCGCTCACCGGTTATTCCATGCCGATCTTCTGGTGGGGCCTGCTGCTGATCATTCTGTTTTCCGGCATTCTCGGCTGGACGCCGGTCTCCGGCCGGATCTCGCTTCTCTACTATTTCCCTTCGGTGACCGGCTTCATGACGATCGACTCGCTGCTTTCGGGCGAAAAAGGCGCGTTTACCTCCGCGCTCTCGCATCTGATCCTGCCGTCAATCGTGCTGGCCACCATTCCGCTCGCCGTCATCGCGCGGCAGACGCGCTCGGCCATGCTGGAAGTGCTCGGCGAGGACTATGTGCGTACGGCGCGCGCCAAGGGGCTTTCGGCAAAGCGCGTCATCGGCGTTCATGCGCTCAGAAACGCGATGATCCCGGTCATCACCACGATCGGTCTGCAGATCGGCATGCTGATGGCCGGCGCGATCCTGACGGAGACGATCTTCTCCTGGCCGGGCATCGGCAAGTGGATGATCGATTCGATCTCCCGGCGCGACTATCCGGTCGTGCAAGGCGGGCTGGTGCTGATTGCCGCCCTCGTCATGTTCGTCAATCTCGTGGTCGACCTGCTCTACGGTCTGATCAACCCCCGTATCCGTCACCAGTAG
- a CDS encoding NUDIX hydrolase has protein sequence MVDRYDARWLSFYSDFIRGPQDYTRRDVYPVHVTASLFALSDDLAQTALIHHKATGKWFQPGGHVDAGETVRQAACRECAEETGLVAALPPEADPVSIDLHRIPENPKKREPEHYHLDIRFAARVSGTLSPDPDEVHDARWFPAEVLDTIDERVRPRLAAICI, from the coding sequence TTGGTTGACCGCTATGACGCGCGTTGGCTGTCATTCTACTCCGATTTTATCAGAGGTCCGCAGGACTATACAAGGCGCGACGTTTACCCTGTTCACGTCACGGCATCGCTTTTCGCGCTGTCGGACGATCTTGCGCAGACTGCGCTCATCCACCACAAGGCAACAGGCAAATGGTTTCAGCCGGGCGGCCATGTGGATGCGGGCGAAACCGTTCGTCAGGCCGCATGTCGCGAATGCGCGGAAGAGACGGGACTGGTCGCCGCGCTTCCGCCCGAGGCCGACCCGGTCAGCATCGACCTGCACCGCATTCCCGAAAACCCGAAGAAGCGCGAGCCCGAGCACTATCATCTCGACATCCGCTTTGCGGCGCGGGTCTCGGGCACGCTGTCGCCGGACCCGGATGAGGTGCATGATGCAAGATGGTTTCCGGCAGAGGTGCTGGATACGATTGACGAGCGTGTGCGGCCCCGTCTTGCGGCAATCTGCATCTGA
- a CDS encoding ABC transporter substrate-binding protein produces the protein MKKLKALALATSFFVALGGAASAKTLVYCSEGSPEGFDPAPYTSGTTFDAASRTVYNRLAEFKHGSTEVEPGLAESWDVSDDGLEYTFHLRPGVKFQTTDYFTPTREMNADDVIFSFMRQMDEQSPWYQYAPGISWEYFNGMSMPDLIESIEKVDDMTVKFVLTRPEAPMIANLAMDFASIVSKEYADQLAEAGTMEQFNQKPVGTGPFTFVNYQQDAVIRYKANPDYFKGQEEIDNLIFAITTDAAVRRQKLEAGECHIMPYPSPADLEALEANDDLTVMEKEGLNVGYLAYNTKVAPFDNPKVRKALNMAIDKQAILESVFQGAGEVAKNPIPPTMWSYNDAVEDDPYDPEGAKAMLEAEGVTDLSMKIWAMPVQRPYNPNARRMAELMQADLAEVGVDAEVVSYEWGEYLARSSAEDRDGAVLLGWTGDNGDPDNFLAVLLGCDAVGGSNRAQWCYQPFEDLIQKAKVTSDTEERTALYEEAQVVFKEQAPWNTIAHSKVFMPMSTAVEGFVMDPLGYHRFDDVTINE, from the coding sequence ATGAAAAAACTGAAGGCTTTGGCGCTCGCCACGAGCTTCTTCGTCGCGCTTGGCGGTGCGGCCAGCGCGAAGACTCTTGTCTATTGTTCGGAAGGTTCGCCCGAGGGCTTTGATCCGGCGCCTTATACGTCCGGCACGACCTTCGACGCTGCCTCGCGCACCGTCTACAACCGTCTTGCCGAATTCAAGCACGGCTCCACCGAAGTCGAGCCGGGCCTTGCCGAGAGCTGGGACGTTTCCGATGACGGACTGGAATACACATTCCACCTGCGACCGGGCGTCAAGTTCCAGACCACCGATTATTTCACGCCGACGCGCGAGATGAATGCCGACGACGTCATCTTCTCGTTCATGCGCCAGATGGACGAGCAGAGCCCCTGGTATCAGTATGCGCCGGGCATTTCCTGGGAATATTTCAACGGCATGTCGATGCCGGACCTGATCGAAAGCATCGAAAAGGTCGATGACATGACGGTCAAGTTCGTGCTCACGCGTCCCGAGGCGCCGATGATCGCCAACCTTGCCATGGACTTCGCCTCGATCGTCTCCAAGGAATATGCCGATCAGCTCGCAGAAGCCGGCACGATGGAGCAGTTCAACCAGAAGCCGGTCGGGACGGGTCCGTTCACCTTCGTGAACTACCAGCAGGATGCCGTCATCCGCTACAAGGCCAATCCGGACTACTTCAAGGGCCAGGAAGAAATCGACAACCTGATCTTCGCGATCACCACCGATGCCGCCGTGCGCCGCCAGAAGCTCGAAGCCGGCGAATGCCACATCATGCCCTATCCGTCGCCTGCCGATCTCGAGGCTCTGGAAGCCAATGACGATCTGACCGTCATGGAAAAGGAAGGCCTGAACGTCGGCTACCTCGCCTACAACACCAAGGTCGCCCCCTTCGACAATCCGAAGGTCCGGAAGGCCCTGAACATGGCAATCGACAAGCAGGCCATTCTGGAATCGGTCTTCCAGGGCGCCGGCGAAGTGGCCAAGAACCCGATCCCGCCGACCATGTGGTCCTATAACGATGCCGTTGAGGACGACCCCTACGATCCGGAAGGCGCAAAGGCCATGCTGGAAGCAGAAGGCGTGACCGATCTTTCGATGAAGATCTGGGCGATGCCGGTACAGCGTCCGTATAACCCGAACGCGCGCCGCATGGCCGAGCTGATGCAGGCCGACCTGGCGGAAGTCGGCGTGGACGCCGAAGTCGTTTCCTATGAATGGGGCGAATATCTGGCCCGTTCGTCGGCTGAAGATCGTGACGGCGCCGTGCTTCTCGGCTGGACCGGCGACAACGGCGACCCGGACAACTTCCTCGCCGTCCTGCTCGGCTGCGACGCTGTCGGCGGCTCCAACCGCGCGCAGTGGTGCTACCAGCCCTTCGAGGACCTGATCCAGAAGGCCAAGGTCACCTCCGACACCGAGGAGCGCACCGCGCTTTATGAAGAGGCCCAGGTCGTCTTCAAGGAACAGGCACCGTGGAACACGATCGCCCATTCCAAGGTGTTCATGCCGATGTCGACCGCCGTCGAAGGCTTCGTCATGGATCCGCTGGGTTACCACCGCTTCGACGATGTGACCATCAACGAATAA
- a CDS encoding ABC transporter permease subunit, whose protein sequence is MSDSTLGQPVQKRNIRLQLLSEFWHYFSQNKGAVVGLVILILLVLVAIFAPLLAPHNPIEQYRDMFLTPPFWQEGGTLEFPLGTDAVGRDILSRLIYGSRYSLAIGMIVVSIALLLGITLGLVAGFFRGWVDVAIMRVMDVILAFPPLLLALVLVAVLGPGLFNAMIAIALVLQPHFARLTRAAVMAEAKREYVVSARVAGARNFRLMFKTILPNCLAPLIVQATLSFSNAILEAAALGFLGMGAQPPTPEWGTMLAEAREFILRAWWVVTFPGLAILITVLAINLVGDGLRDALDPKLKRS, encoded by the coding sequence ATGTCAGACAGCACGCTGGGCCAGCCGGTCCAAAAACGAAATATTCGCCTGCAGTTGCTTTCCGAGTTCTGGCACTATTTCAGCCAGAACAAGGGTGCCGTCGTGGGTCTCGTCATTCTCATTCTTCTGGTGCTGGTGGCGATCTTCGCGCCGCTGCTCGCGCCGCATAACCCGATCGAACAATATCGCGACATGTTCCTCACCCCTCCCTTCTGGCAGGAGGGCGGCACGCTTGAATTCCCGCTCGGAACCGACGCAGTCGGCCGCGATATCCTATCGCGCCTCATCTATGGGTCGCGCTATTCGCTGGCAATCGGCATGATCGTCGTCTCGATCGCGCTGCTCCTTGGCATCACGCTCGGCCTTGTCGCCGGTTTCTTCAGGGGCTGGGTCGATGTGGCGATCATGCGTGTCATGGACGTGATCCTCGCCTTCCCGCCGTTGCTTCTGGCGCTGGTTCTGGTCGCCGTGCTTGGCCCCGGCCTGTTCAACGCCATGATCGCGATCGCGCTCGTGCTGCAGCCGCATTTTGCCCGGCTCACCCGCGCGGCGGTGATGGCGGAAGCGAAACGCGAATATGTCGTCTCCGCCCGCGTTGCCGGCGCCCGCAATTTCCGGCTGATGTTCAAGACCATCCTGCCGAACTGCCTGGCGCCGTTGATCGTGCAGGCGACGCTTTCGTTCTCCAACGCCATTCTCGAAGCGGCAGCGCTTGGCTTTCTCGGCATGGGCGCCCAGCCGCCGACGCCGGAATGGGGCACGATGCTAGCCGAAGCGCGGGAATTCATCCTGCGCGCCTGGTGGGTTGTCACCTTCCCCGGCCTTGCCATCCTGATCACCGTGCTGGCGATCAACCTCGTCGGCGATGGTCTGCGCGATGCGCTCGATCCCAAGCTGAAGCGGAGCTAG
- a CDS encoding NUDIX hydrolase has translation MTEALAHPELIAVLTALTDDAPRVMTVAMGKALPSGPFESAHSSLQAGLRAWVESQTGHPVGYLEQLYTFADRDRGFDPGDHRTISISYLGLVREQPPPGSGGPLWKDWYAYFPWEDLRAGRPEILEQVTDMLGQWAMSERPGRAARSHRLDFAFGLNGMAWNEELVLQRYELMYEAGLIAEAGLAPAFWFGRPMAADHRRILATGIARLRAKIKYRPVIFELMPECFTLLQLQKGVEALAGLTLHKSNFRRQIDQQRLIEETGETTAGTGGRPAKLFRYRHAVREERALSGSRLPVARM, from the coding sequence GTGACCGAGGCCCTTGCCCATCCCGAACTGATTGCCGTTCTGACCGCGCTGACCGACGACGCGCCGCGGGTGATGACGGTCGCGATGGGAAAGGCCCTGCCCTCCGGACCCTTTGAAAGCGCGCACAGCAGCCTGCAGGCCGGACTGCGCGCCTGGGTGGAAAGCCAGACGGGCCATCCTGTCGGCTATCTCGAACAGCTCTACACCTTCGCCGACCGTGATCGCGGTTTCGATCCCGGCGACCACCGGACGATCTCGATCAGCTATCTGGGTCTGGTGCGCGAACAGCCGCCGCCGGGAAGCGGCGGACCGCTGTGGAAGGATTGGTACGCCTATTTTCCCTGGGAGGACCTGCGCGCCGGCAGGCCGGAAATCCTTGAACAGGTGACGGACATGCTCGGCCAGTGGGCGATGAGCGAACGGCCCGGCCGGGCCGCGCGCAGCCACCGGCTGGACTTCGCCTTCGGGCTCAACGGCATGGCCTGGAACGAGGAACTGGTGCTGCAGCGCTACGAGCTGATGTATGAGGCCGGACTGATCGCCGAGGCGGGCCTTGCGCCGGCCTTCTGGTTCGGAAGACCGATGGCCGCCGACCACCGGCGCATCCTTGCCACCGGCATTGCCCGGCTGCGCGCCAAGATCAAATACCGGCCGGTAATCTTCGAGCTGATGCCAGAATGCTTCACCCTTCTTCAGCTGCAAAAGGGCGTCGAGGCGCTCGCGGGGCTGACGCTCCACAAGTCGAATTTCCGCCGCCAGATCGACCAGCAGCGGCTGATTGAGGAGACGGGCGAGACGACCGCCGGAACCGGCGGCCGCCCGGCCAAGCTCTTCCGCTACCGCCACGCCGTGCGCGAGGAACGAGCGCTATCCGGCTCGAGGCTTCCCGTTGCGCGGATGTAG
- a CDS encoding ABC transporter ATP-binding protein: MEPLLDVQNLSVSFPTAAGETTVLHNASYRIDRGEVLAIVGESGSGKSVAMLAVMGLLPTTARVTADRIAFEGRDIVNMPAKERRKIIGRDISMIFQEPIASLNPCFTAGFQIEEVLKQHTDLDTKARHRRAVELLEAVGLPNPEDRLKAYPHQMSGGQCQRIMIAIAMACSPKLLIADEPTTALDVTIQKQILELLARLQAETGMAMIMITHDMGVVAETADRVVVQYKGRKMEEADVLSLFENPKHAYTRALLSALPENATGDRLPTIDYSADFTGETL, translated from the coding sequence ATGGAACCGCTACTCGACGTTCAAAACCTTTCCGTCAGCTTTCCGACCGCAGCGGGCGAGACCACGGTGCTGCACAATGCTTCCTATCGCATCGACCGCGGCGAGGTGCTCGCCATTGTCGGCGAGAGCGGCTCCGGCAAGTCGGTGGCCATGCTCGCCGTGATGGGGCTCCTGCCGACAACGGCGCGCGTAACGGCCGACCGCATCGCCTTCGAGGGCCGCGACATCGTCAACATGCCGGCCAAGGAACGGCGCAAGATCATCGGACGCGACATCTCGATGATCTTCCAGGAGCCGATCGCCAGCCTCAATCCGTGCTTCACCGCAGGTTTCCAGATCGAGGAAGTGCTGAAACAGCATACCGATCTCGACACGAAGGCCCGCCACAGGCGCGCCGTCGAACTGCTGGAAGCCGTCGGCCTGCCGAACCCGGAAGACCGGCTGAAGGCCTATCCGCACCAGATGTCCGGCGGCCAGTGCCAGCGCATCATGATCGCGATCGCCATGGCCTGCTCGCCGAAACTGCTGATCGCCGACGAGCCGACCACGGCGCTCGACGTGACCATCCAGAAGCAGATCCTCGAGCTGCTTGCCCGCCTGCAGGCGGAAACCGGTATGGCGATGATCATGATCACCCACGACATGGGCGTCGTTGCCGAGACCGCAGACCGGGTGGTGGTGCAGTACAAGGGCCGCAAGATGGAAGAGGCCGACGTGCTGTCGCTGTTTGAAAACCCGAAGCATGCCTATACCCGGGCACTGCTGTCCGCCCTGCCGGAAAATGCCACCGGCGACCGGTTGCCGACCATCGACTATTCGGCCGACTTTACGGGAGAAACGCTGTGA
- the nadA gene encoding quinolinate synthase NadA — protein sequence MNAPLSAAALYDRVAHVVPKAEWLSFENDIDAILRLKKEKNAVILAHNYQTPEIFHGVADIVGDSLALAREATKVEADVIVLAGVHFMAETAKLLNPEKTVLIPDLRAGCSLADSITPEDIALLRQAHPGVPVVTYVNTSAAVKAVSDICCTSGNAKKVVESLGVPKVLMLPDEYLAKNIARETDVELIAWHGHCEVHELFTTDDVREMRAAWPGVTIIAHPECPPDVVAEADFSGSTAGMSDYVGLAKPGRVVLLTECSMSDNVSVQHPDVDFVRPCNLCPHMKRISLANIRAALEENRHEVTVDPAIAADARRAVERMLAV from the coding sequence ATGAATGCTCCCCTCTCTGCCGCCGCGCTCTATGACCGCGTCGCCCATGTCGTGCCGAAAGCGGAATGGCTTTCCTTCGAGAACGATATCGACGCCATCCTGCGCCTCAAAAAGGAAAAAAACGCCGTCATTCTGGCGCATAACTACCAGACGCCGGAGATTTTCCATGGCGTGGCGGATATCGTCGGCGACAGCCTGGCGCTGGCGCGCGAGGCGACCAAGGTCGAGGCCGATGTGATCGTGCTGGCCGGCGTGCATTTCATGGCCGAGACCGCCAAGCTGCTGAACCCGGAAAAGACGGTGCTGATCCCCGATCTGCGCGCCGGCTGCTCGCTCGCGGATTCGATCACGCCGGAGGACATCGCGCTTCTGCGTCAGGCCCATCCCGGCGTGCCGGTGGTCACCTATGTGAACACGTCGGCCGCCGTCAAAGCCGTGTCGGACATCTGCTGCACCTCCGGCAACGCGAAAAAGGTGGTGGAATCCCTCGGCGTGCCGAAGGTGCTGATGCTGCCGGATGAATATCTCGCCAAGAACATCGCGCGCGAGACCGATGTCGAGCTGATCGCCTGGCACGGGCATTGCGAGGTGCACGAGCTTTTCACCACGGACGATGTGCGCGAGATGCGCGCCGCCTGGCCGGGCGTGACCATCATCGCCCATCCCGAATGCCCGCCCGATGTCGTTGCCGAGGCCGATTTCTCCGGTTCGACCGCCGGCATGTCGGATTATGTCGGTTTGGCGAAGCCCGGCCGCGTGGTGCTGCTGACAGAATGCTCGATGAGCGACAATGTTTCCGTCCAGCATCCCGATGTCGATTTTGTCCGGCCCTGCAATCTCTGTCCGCACATGAAGCGCATCTCGCTTGCCAATATCCGCGCTGCTCTGGAAGAAAACCGCCACGAAGTCACAGTCGACCCGGCGATCGCCGCCGATGCGCGGCGCGCTGTCGAACGGATGCTCGCGGTATGA
- a CDS encoding L-aspartate oxidase yields the protein MSAPVVVIGSGIGGLVTALALAPRPVALVTKATPGGETSTGWAQGGIAAALGDDDSAALHLEDTLAAGDGLCDRAAAHAILAAAPEAIGFLERHGVVFDRDADGRLAFGLEAAHARRRILHAGGDATGAAVIAALTKAVAETPSVTVMADTEVRRLIVADGAVCGLVAARNGETLTIPASRVVIATGGLGGLYEISTNPPGNFGQGVMLAARAGAALADMEFIQFHPTALAADLRPLPLISEAVRGEGAVLVNEKGERFLAATPGAELAPRDVVARAIAAEIGRGGRVYLDARQALGRGFAARFPAISAICAKAGLNPAEELIPVRPAEHYAMGGIAVDQRARSSMTGLWAVGECAATGLHGANRLASNSLLEAAVCGLAAARDISRLPEASGRPLPSANLSMPAEIGVVREIVSQTLGVLRTGEGLARAVEALLPRVEAEEAASDPALVALSIAVFAHRREESRGGHARSDFPLKRPQPERQVMTLPQILDAAHALCHTPCRRSA from the coding sequence ATGAGCGCGCCCGTCGTCGTCATCGGTTCGGGCATTGGCGGGCTGGTGACGGCTCTCGCCCTGGCGCCGCGTCCGGTGGCTCTGGTGACGAAGGCGACGCCCGGCGGCGAAACCTCCACCGGCTGGGCCCAGGGCGGCATTGCCGCAGCCCTTGGCGATGATGACAGCGCCGCGCTTCATCTTGAGGACACGCTTGCCGCAGGCGACGGGCTTTGCGACCGGGCGGCGGCTCACGCGATCCTTGCCGCTGCGCCCGAGGCCATCGGTTTTCTCGAGCGCCATGGCGTTGTCTTCGACCGTGATGCCGATGGCCGGCTCGCCTTCGGCCTGGAAGCGGCCCATGCGCGTCGGCGCATCCTGCATGCCGGCGGCGATGCGACGGGCGCTGCCGTCATCGCCGCACTGACCAAGGCCGTTGCGGAAACGCCATCCGTGACCGTCATGGCCGATACCGAGGTGCGGCGGCTGATTGTCGCCGACGGCGCGGTCTGCGGCCTCGTTGCGGCGCGGAACGGCGAAACGCTGACCATTCCGGCAAGCCGGGTGGTGATCGCCACCGGCGGACTTGGCGGGCTCTATGAGATTTCCACCAATCCGCCCGGCAATTTCGGTCAGGGCGTGATGCTGGCCGCCCGCGCCGGCGCCGCCCTTGCCGATATGGAATTCATCCAGTTCCACCCGACGGCCCTTGCCGCCGATCTGCGCCCGCTGCCGCTGATCAGCGAGGCGGTGCGCGGCGAGGGCGCCGTGCTGGTCAACGAGAAGGGCGAGCGTTTTCTCGCGGCGACGCCTGGCGCCGAGCTTGCGCCGCGCGACGTAGTCGCCCGCGCCATCGCCGCCGAGATCGGGCGCGGCGGCCGGGTGTATCTTGACGCCAGACAGGCGCTCGGACGTGGCTTTGCCGCCCGGTTTCCGGCGATTTCGGCAATCTGCGCCAAAGCCGGCCTCAATCCGGCTGAAGAGCTCATTCCCGTGCGCCCGGCCGAACACTATGCCATGGGCGGCATCGCCGTCGATCAGCGCGCACGCTCGAGCATGACCGGCCTCTGGGCTGTCGGCGAATGCGCTGCCACCGGGCTTCACGGCGCCAACCGGCTTGCCAGCAACTCGCTGTTGGAAGCCGCCGTGTGCGGCCTTGCCGCCGCCCGCGATATCTCGCGCCTGCCAGAGGCATCGGGCCGGCCGTTGCCTTCGGCCAACCTTTCCATGCCGGCCGAGATCGGCGTCGTGCGGGAGATCGTTTCGCAGACGCTCGGCGTGTTGCGCACGGGAGAGGGGCTCGCCCGGGCCGTGGAAGCCCTGCTGCCGCGGGTCGAGGCGGAAGAGGCCGCCTCCGATCCGGCGCTGGTCGCGCTTTCGATCGCCGTCTTCGCCCATCGGCGGGAGGAGTCGCGCGGCGGCCATGCCCGCAGCGATTTCCCGCTGAAGCGGCCGCAGCCCGAACGGCAGGTCATGACGCTGCCGCAGATTCTCGACGCGGCGCACGCGCTTTGCCACACCCCATGCCGAAGGAGCGCCTGA
- a CDS encoding ABC transporter ATP-binding protein: MSEIVAEGKNIVRDYIVPGGMFHKARTVRALKGVDFSVERGKTLALVGESGCGKSTLARIITMIDAQTDGELTIEGQKVDISGTRPTPEQRRKVQIVFQNPYGSLNPRQKVGDVLMEPLLLNTDYSATDRRDRAQDLLKKVGLGPEHFDRYPHMFSGGQRQRIAIARALILNPSLLVLDEPVSALDLSVQAQILNLLADLQDEFNLTYIFVSHDLSVVRYICDEIMVMYFGEVVERGSRDQVFTDPQHAYTQTLFKATPRADVESIRARLAAKQAKMAAGN; encoded by the coding sequence GTGAGCGAGATCGTCGCAGAGGGAAAGAACATCGTCCGCGACTACATCGTGCCGGGCGGCATGTTCCACAAGGCGCGCACGGTTCGGGCGCTGAAGGGCGTCGATTTCTCCGTCGAGCGCGGCAAGACGCTGGCGCTCGTGGGGGAATCGGGCTGCGGCAAGTCCACCCTTGCCCGCATCATCACCATGATCGATGCGCAGACGGACGGCGAACTGACGATCGAAGGCCAGAAGGTCGACATTTCCGGCACGCGGCCGACGCCGGAGCAGCGCCGCAAGGTGCAGATCGTGTTCCAGAACCCCTATGGCTCGCTCAATCCGCGCCAGAAGGTGGGCGACGTTCTGATGGAGCCGCTTCTGCTCAACACCGATTATTCGGCAACGGACCGGCGCGACAGGGCGCAGGACCTGTTGAAGAAGGTTGGCCTCGGGCCGGAGCACTTCGACCGCTATCCGCACATGTTTTCCGGCGGTCAGCGCCAGCGCATCGCCATTGCCCGCGCGCTGATCCTCAACCCGTCCCTGCTGGTGCTGGACGAACCGGTTTCCGCGCTCGACCTGTCGGTCCAGGCCCAGATCCTGAACCTGCTTGCCGACCTGCAGGATGAGTTCAACCTCACCTATATCTTCGTCAGCCACGACCTTTCCGTGGTGCGCTATATCTGCGACGAGATCATGGTGATGTATTTCGGCGAAGTCGTGGAGCGCGGCTCGCGCGATCAGGTGTTCACCGATCCGCAGCACGCATATACCCAGACGCTGTTCAAGGCGACGCCGCGCGCCGATGTCGAAAGCATCCGCGCGCGCCTTGCCGCCAAACAGGCGAAAATGGCAGCCGGCAACTGA